A window of Brassica rapa cultivar Chiifu-401-42 unplaced genomic scaffold, CAAS_Brap_v3.01 Scaffold0786, whole genome shotgun sequence contains these coding sequences:
- the LOC117131013 gene encoding predicted GPI-anchored protein 58, whose translation MPPRQAHRGGHYLPIPISSSSDSSPPSTPAPLPTPSFEATPSGSSFETDPSEGSYDQTPEHIPLSPDPYFMDIEVDVVHDSPVHGDHPAAPASPAADIPPAPAAHIPPGPAAPIPAAQPQPAPTDPAMIALLELMAEMVNLQYQALNAQREAQRAQPAP comes from the coding sequence atgccACCGAGACAGGCACATCGTGGTGGACATTATCTACCGATAcctatttcatcatcttcagactccTCGCCGCCATCTACTCCGGCACCACTTCCGACTCCTAGCTTTGAGGCTACACCTTCAGGCTCTAGCTTTGAGACTGACCCGTCTGAAGGGTCATATGATCAGACACCGGAGCACATTCCTTTGTCTCCAGACCCATACTTTATGGACATCGAGGTGGATGTGGTACACGATAGTCCAGTGCATGGAGATCATCCCGCAGCTCCTGCATCTCCTGCCGCTGATATTCCACCAGCTCCTGCCGCTCATATTCCACCGGGCCCTGCCGCACCTATTCCGGCAGCACAACCTCAACCAGCGCCAACCGATCCAGCTATGAtagcacttctggaactgatggctgagatggtgaatttgcaaTATCAAGCACTGAATGCACAGCGAGAAGCACAGCGTGCTCAGCCAGCTCCA